The proteins below are encoded in one region of Helianthus annuus cultivar XRQ/B chromosome 2, HanXRQr2.0-SUNRISE, whole genome shotgun sequence:
- the LOC118486379 gene encoding uncharacterized protein LOC118486379, whose product MDRIPTKAALIRRRINIQDETCSLCGNGEEDVMHLFTGCGFALGVWDAVGCWCKIMPIFAFDFRDLLGVQDQVAGCKWAKKVVRGIVMITCWVIWRSRNAKVFQGTCSKVVDVVALVKSWSILWLKNRSKFSGLV is encoded by the coding sequence ATGGATCGTATCCCAACTAAAGCGGCTTTGATTAGACGACGGATAAACATTCAGGATGAGACGTGTAGTTTATGCGGCAACGGAGAGGAAGACGTGATGCATCTTTTCACCGGATGTGGATTTGCCCTTGGCGTTTGGGATGCAGTTGGCTGTTGGTGTAAGATTATGCCCATTTTTGCTTTTGATTTTAGAGATTTGCTGGGTGTTCAAGATCAGGTTGCAGGTTGCAAGTGGGCAAAAAAAGTTGTTAGAGGAATTGTTATGATTACGTGTTGGGTGATATGGAGAAGTCGAAACGCGAAAGTTTTTCAGGGCACATGTTCGAAGGTTGTAGATGTTGTAGCGTTAGTTAAATCTTGGTCTATTTTGTGGTTAAAAAATAGATCTAAATTTTCTGGGTTAGTGTGA